The following nucleotide sequence is from Aedes aegypti strain LVP_AGWG chromosome 3, AaegL5.0 Primary Assembly, whole genome shotgun sequence.
caaaaacaccacaggggttgtaGTTTTGACACTGGGGTTGTTGCTgtctgacatttcgaaagggatacggaaaacaaaatacagccaaaatttgagtttaagccaaggggtgtaacaaaatctaaaaaaacattaaaaaaagttttttggacttaaacaaacaaaACACATTAAACAATTAagtaaacttttgtttttagcctaaacttaagcgcttggctctaaaattgagacagggctttaagGACTCtactaagcaaataaattgccttacaagctggtaaacttgcatgcaagttggctgaaatagtcatttttgcattttaaacagacaatatctcaaaaactagacgtgctatgatatttctgaaaacggcaatggattcagcaacccttaattaagtgaatagcggtattttggggttggagacaaaaacgtgttccgcaggcTTAGTTAATCGTTGGTTACGAGCATTTGACCTAATTTTCATCATAGACCACTGTTTTTTGCTCTCTAGATCTGTACACAGTTTTGATCTTCACTTATCGACGTTTTCGACGAGTTTTTACGAGTGTTCTACATATGGTGTTCGATCATTGTCGAACTTTCATGTAACGCGGTTGTTTTTACGAAAACGTTTAGCATTTGGGAtaagattttgcaattggaAGGTAAACATTCTGTCGGCGAACTTTTTGTATGGGACAGTTTTCGCTGAAAAATTGGATTTTCTTGAGTTTAGTATGGAAAACAATCCTGAAATCCCTGATAgaatatttcgaaaatttcagGATGTGAATGTTTTATCGAGATACATAAATTATGTACTTGGAATTAACCCACTGAAACAGAgttataaatatttaaaaaatatatattttgctACAGAAACTCGCTCATTTtttcgaatttaaaaaaaagaaaactgcCGTTTCCCAGCCacgaatttttaaatatttgacgATAAACTGAATAAAGTTCCATTGGGATGCATAATTGTCACAGTTTAAGCTAGAAATAAAAAAGCTTGCtcaatcaaataaaacaaatttttaatttagaaTCAAAAGTTTAAAAGGCGTCGTCCGCAAATTACGCGACACTGGTAGTAGGGAGAGGGTAGGCTAGTTCGTTATGACTCatacttttttttcttcaaaaagcgTTAAGGATGGAGGAGGGGGTTGCAAATTTTAGCGTTAAGTAATAACAAGACTctgtcaaaaaatcaaaattaattgaAGATTGACCAACATACATTTTACTCATCGATTTGcgtggaaattaaaaaaatcgatttaagcGTGATTTCAAATGGAGTGTTGATGACAAACAGGTGCTCCGCgcattaattttatttcaaaaagtgctccgcgagcaaaaaaggatgaaaacccctgatataaactatcaaaactgagttttttcactttgaaatgcaagctgaaaagttagTTTGTTAGTATATCTGCTTCTTGTTGATCGGTGGGAATGTATACTAACTGGATTCGTTCTGCTGTTACGGCTTCTCGAATAAAATGGAATTTTACGTCGATATGTTTCGCTCTCTTTGTTTCCTCTATCTTTGCCATTGCTATGGAGCCTTGATTGTCCTCAAAAATAGGAACAGGGTAAATCAGTTTCACTTCTGTTAGATCACCCATTAATCCGCTCAGCCATATGGATTCACTGACGCAGCTGCTCATGGCTATATACTCTGCTTCGGTTGATGACATCGCTACTGCTTGCTGTTTCTTCGAAGACCAAGCAACCGTGTTTCCAAACACCTTCATCAGGTATCCAAAAACACACTTTCGATCCTCTACATCATTGGCATAATCGGCATCCACGAATCCAGTCACAGGAACGTTATTTCGGCTGCAACGATAAACTAATTCCATATTTCGCGTCCCCTGAATATACCTGAGAACTCGTTTCGCTTCGTTCCAGTGCTCTTCGCTTGCTgcatcttgaaatcttgagaggTATCCGACAATGAAGCATAAATCAGGACGAGTGCCCATCATCAGATACATGAGACATCGAATTAATTCGCGGTAAGGGTGCTCACGTCGGCTATTACTTCGCTTCAGCTGCAGTTTGGTTTCAGCAGGCGTCTTGCAGGCCTTACAATTGCTCATTCCAAACCGGTGTAGTATCTTCTCGATTAATCCTTGTTGTGATAACTTCATGGTTCCTTGTTGGCGATCTCGATTGATCTTGATACCCAGAAAATCATGCAACTCGTTCATGTCAGCCATGTCGAATTCACGTTTGAAAAGTTTCTTGATTGCTAATACAGTTGATAGCTTCTTCGCTATGAGCAGCAAATCATCCACGTATACAACGATGCAGATTGTGCCGCTGTCTTGGTGTGTTACATACAGACAGTAATCGTAACGCGATCGAATGAATCCCtgctcttccagaaatttgttGAATCGTGTGTTCCAACATCTTGGAGATTGCTTCAATCCGTACAACGAACGCTTCAATAGAAAAACTTCTCCTGGTTGTGCTTTAACTCCATCTGGCAtcttcatatatatatatatttcctCTTCTAATTTTCCGTTGAGAAAAGCTGTCCGCACATCCATTTGGTAGATCTCCATTCCCCTAGTGTTTGCGACAGCTAAAACTGTACGGATCGTATACAGTTTAGCTACCGGGGCGTATGTTTCGTCGTAATCGATGTTTTTCCGCTGCACGCATCCCTTCGCCACTAATCTTGCTTTGTAGCGAATTGGTTTTTCTTCGGCGTCCGTCTTTAGGCTGAAAACCCATTTATTTGGAACAGGAACAACCGCTTAAAGCGCTGTACCACCACCCAGGTTTGATTTTTCGCCAGTGCTGCCAATTCCTCTCCTACTGCTTGGAGCCATTTTTCTCGTTCGGGATGATCAGTAATTTCGTCGAAAGTAGCAGGAACCTGAGGGGAACGGTCTACAGCAGAAAATGCTCCatatgaagaaataaaatctttgaaccAACCTGGTTTCCTGCACTCCCGACCACTGGTCCTTGGAGTACACACTCAGAGTGTGAGTGTTCGGTAAATAAATTTACCGAAACAGATCTGTAATTTTCAGAAACATCGAATTTTCGGTAATCGATTATTTTTTGACAGCTCACCAGAGATAAAATTACCTATCTCCGGTGATCTGTCGCTGAACTGTCAAAACAATTACAGAACCGTCTGTGAATCGACAGTATTACCGAGAACGGTAAAATGTTTAACTGAAGTTTCGGTAATCCATGCATTAGATTACCGAAATCAGTAATTCGTCTGAATGACAGCGTCAAGTTATATTTGGGTTTTTTTGTCGTTGCAATCAAATTGCTGGTGGACTGTATGTTGTGTCGATCTGTGCCGCAAGTTATCTCGATAGAAACTATGTTCTGGAGATTTTCTTAACGTGGGAATATATTAGAGGTGAGTAAAAAATAGTATACAAACGATTTATTTACGAACAGGCATAATTAATTACGACAGGTCACTGCTCTACCGCAATTTTCCCGCTGCCCTGCACGAGTCTCAGCTGCATTGAATAGCTAATGTATTATGGATTGATTTCTGCTGCTAGATCCTTCATGTCTGATTCTTGTGTTCCGATGCTACTTTGTTCATATGCATAGTATTATAAGATGAAATAAAAGTGAACCGTTGGTGAGAAacgttgtattttttttcaaacaagaaAGTGGTATTTCGGGGGGAGAAAACTAGCACCGTAACTACAGGtcttcggtaaacgtttaccgaagaGTCGGTTGTTTTGACAGATGAGCTTTAAAATGCAAATTACCGAATGGTCGGTAGTCGGCTCGTTTACCGAAACGATTACCgatcgttcagctgttgagatttcggtaatgaGATTACCGAATTCGGTGATTTGATCTAAGTGTGTAGTCTCGTTCTGAGAGTTTCCCCTTACATGTTGTGGCGGGAGTGCCGATGCTTGTTCCTCCATCTCAATTGAATCGTCATCACATTCCTCGAATGTTGCGTCATCATTTCGAGCTGCAATGGGAGCCACAATTGGACGGGCCACCACTTCCTCGATTTCAGCTTATGCATATTGGGATGGACGTCAACAACTTCTTGCGTAGCTTCCCCCTCTTTCTCTTGTGTTTCCGGAATCATCAGAGAGATAACTTGAGGTGATGTGCTTCTTTTGACCTGTGACTGTTTGAACGGGAACTCTTCTTCATTAAAACGGACATCTCGGGCTACGAATTGTTTCCTCGTTGTTTGGTTCCAAAGTCGATATTCACACGGTGCATAACCAAGCATTACACACCGTTGGCCAGAAGGATCGAGCTTGCTTCGCTTCGGAATCCAAGAGAACGCCAGACATCCGAATGTACGTAAATGCTCCACTTTTGGCTTTTCACCATGCCACATTTCAGCAGGCGTTTTGTCCTTTAGGGCCTCTGTTGGACTTCGATTTGCAACATACACCGCATTCAGCACCGCCTCGCCCCATAGGTAGGGTAACGTATgtaacttggacatgcatataatttggacaggctagtcgtTCTATGCTTATTTCCAATGAGATGGTGAGGAATATAAGTACGGGAAAACATGTATTGCActattaatacactatgctacttaataatggtggccattttcaaaacaattgcaaattggcttcaaaactatcaaaattgtaaattgtatcaatagaacatctgtgaaacctacgaatgcaagaggacgtgcatttcaagaacatacattaaatgcaataatagagctcagaattggcattcataaaaagtttaaaagtggcaatatgataaaatatgtctaaaatttaagctaagttcatctaaaatcttaacatgagtatataaggcataaatcaggtgatgtccaaaatagattatggtttttgttctgttgatataatttggccatctgatgaaataCACTGGAAagtcgcatgcatgcatacttgcaggcgttttctcgtagatctgatgatatttgcttgcattaaatgaaattattgattatcactaatatacacatccaataagcgaaaaaattGCATAAGTCACATGTCAACTCTCAAAGTTTTATGAAACAATCGTAGTTTTAAGAAACTattgtatggatattgagataacgcccctgtccaaattatattcatatgagggtgtccaaaatgtatatttggtgtccgaaatgtataacagacaggccgccaaaaaacgctattttggaagctaatTCTACAGTTTGTAAGCTAAGTTGTAAGAAACTCAAAGTACAATGagacattaagcatataagtatcaTTACGTAATAGAATATTAGTATCTAATGCAGTTGATCGATCGCCGTTTCTAGACATATCCTtcgtctgtccaaaatacataatttaccctacttTGGCGCTCCAGACTGTACCAGTAACGCACGCATCTTCTCAGTCACAGTTCGGTTGAACCGTTCGGCCACTCCATTGTGCTGCGGTGTATATCCAACTGTTGATTCGACTTGTGTCCCTTGTTGTTCATAATACTTCAGTTGCTGGTTGCTGAAGTACTCACGTCCCAAATCGCAGCggattttttcaatcttgactCCGAATTTGCTGTTGCCATGGCTTCAAACGCTTTGAAATACTCAAACAGATTGTCTTTGGTCTTCATCAGATATACCACACCAAAATGGGTGAAATCATCCACAAATGTGACGAAATACTGGAACCCATCGTGCGTGGCTGGAGTTATTTTTCCGCAAACATCTGTGTGGACTCTCTCTAACGGCCTCGTTGTTACTGGTCTGGATCCATTGAAAGGTAAACGGACCAATTTGCTTTCCGCACAGGTTTCGCAAAACTTCTCAACACCTCCCTTAACAATTGTCATTCCGTGGACCATTTTGAACTGCTGCAGCTTTTTCACGTTTGGATACCTCAAGTGTGCATACCGCCGGTGCCATTATTCCATTTCACCAGTTTCTTGCTGTGCTTGACCAGTCACCAAAGCCGAATCGGGTTCCACATCCATCGTTAAGTAGAATAGGTTTCCACGCATCTTAGCATCTCCAATAACTTCTCCGAATTTGCTCAGAATGGCTCGATCAGGTAAAAAACTCACCTGAACGCCAACCTTCAACAGTGCCGCAACCGATAGCAAATTGAATTGGAGATTGGGTACGTACTGCACCCTGCCGATTTTTAACATTAGTATACCATTGTCGGTCATCACCTTTCCTCTTACGGTTCCTGCCTTCGTTGCTTCCATGCAAGCCGGATTTTTTCAAGTCGTCGGGACAAACCAAAGCAACTTCACGGTCTATCAGAAAATCCACTGCTTGAGCTCGAACACGATTATTGCCATTGGGACACGCCGCACGCTTGTGCCCAAATTCACCGCAGCCAAAGCACTTTCCAGCGAACTTCTGACGTCCACCAGACACCTTCGTGGTCTTCGTCGCCAGGACCATTCCTTCCGATCCATTGATTGCAGCGAAATCTCGTCCTGCTCGTTTTCTTTCTTCCGCCAGTAAGCGAGCCTTCATGACGTCCAGCTTGATTGCCGTTGTTACAACATCGTAGGAGGCCGGCAACGAAATGAAAAGTTGACTCACTTGATCAAGTTCGGTCACTGTTGCACCAGCATCCTTCAGCTGCCGTACGAGCTCATCGAATCGTCGAAAGTGGTCCGTCAGCGCCGTTCCATCCTCTATCCGAAGTAAGGCCAGGGATCGACGAATGTACGTTTGTGACGCAAATCCCTTTTTCGATAACGTATTGGCCAACGACTCCCACATGGCCTTTGCCGTCTGCTTATCCCGGACGTATTCCAGATGACTGTCCGCGAGAAAACCAATAACGCCTTCGCCTTATCATCCCGGTCCATGAACGCCTTTTCCACAGCTTCGGTTTCCGTATCCTCTGGTGGATTTTTCGTCAAAACCTCCCTTACACCTTGAGCTGCCAGCTGGGTTTCGACACGGAACTTCCATGTATTGAATCCTTCTCCTGCAAACTGGACGATACCAGCCTTTTTCGCACTGGTGGCCATCTTGCTTGGAAAAGCGGGCTTCACTGTTTCGAAAACTCTTGAATTCTCCTGGTATGAAAAAAGTTTGTGCCGTTTTGTGATTCTTCAGGACTTTTCAATTCGGTTGCTTCAATTTTTTCCAGTGGGCGagactgggcccataacctattgaAAGCTTGATCTTGTTTGAAGGTTTATtgaagaatgaaaaaaatatgacgATTACAGCTATTTATATCATATGACAGTTGGCAACTGTTGCTTTGATTAGCAACTGCTACTATGATCTACAGGTAGTGATGTACTAAACTAGTTATCCATTTCCAAGAGCATGACAATATTTTTCCGATAAAAAAAACCTGACTATATTGCTAATGGTTCAAATTTACCCACAGCTGAAAATCAAAAGGCCATCGTATTGGAGGCCATGCAAGTGATTCAGGATGCCAGCTGCGTTAGGTTCACCCCGAAGCAAGATCAGCACAAGAACTACGTTTCAATTACGACGGACCAGTCCGGCTGCTGGGCGTCCCTGGGAATGCAAGGGGGCCAGCAACTGATGAACTTGGATCCCCGCGGCTGCATACACAAGGGGGCAGTGTTGCACCAGTTGATGCATCTGCTTGGGTTCATCCATCCCGATAGCCGTCCGGATCGGGACCTGTACGTGAAAATTCAGCTGGGAAATGTGCTCAACCACGAGAGGCCAAATTTCGAAAAAGTCCCAAGTGGATCGTTCGATGACTTTGGATTGACGTACGATTACGAAAGCATTTTGCACCGAAGCGGAATGGCGTTCAGCTCTACGGGAGGAGACACGATCGTTCCTTTGGTCAGTATAAGTGGGAAACTGGGTGAAACTCATTTCTATTTATATCACTAATTTTGTTTCATTACAGCATGACGATATTGAACTTGGACAACGCGAAGCTTTGAGTGTTAAAGATATTCGCAAGCTTAACAAAATGTATTGTCTGGATTAGATCATCAACCAGCAACTGGAATTAGTGGatgaaatatcaaaaatatcttatacatattttgttttgttctgtAGTGCTAGTTTTGCTCTGTAACACAATGGCTTCCTTCCtcgtaataaatcaatgttTGCAAGCATAACGTGTTTCTTTACAGTTGATTTATGCTCTCTAGGGCAAATTATCCATCACACTAGCGTGGAATAAGATTCAAACGCAAGGGGAGATTAAAGTCCTTCCAGTCAATTCAAGCCAATCCcaatgccattttaagccattgcGGTGAAACGTCCATGAGTCAAtgctccatgactcgatatcgactcatggaaccattctgaaaacaaaatttcatagtAACTTTGGTAGtaccttcaaacagctttccatatCATTCGTGTTCCATGActtgatatttccatgagtcgacggtcccttcagatatcgactcatgaaaggTTTTTTAATAGCCAATAAAGTCAATTCGAAGCCATTTTAAGACATTCAAAGACGTTTAAGGCCATTCAAAGCagcttttaaattatttaaaatcatttgaattcattcaaaaacatttcaaattatgATAGGATTATTAGGACATTTTGAGCTCTTTAGATCAATTTTGTACCATTGAAGGCCATTAAAACTATTTCAATCTATTGAAGGCCATTCTTCTTTATAAGGCCGTCATTCTTTTTGGCAACAGTGTgaattttcagcttgcatttcaaagttataaaactcagtcttgatagtttatattgacttgaaaaagtatcacggtacgcgctaacatgcataaagtatgctgacactttgtcagtgcaaaactaactgattttattgattcgaaatcgtgagatgaaatagcaacaatcatcaacgacgcgtacaaatttcaatgacggcctacttcgccttaaagcgatttgaagccattttaaacatttaaagccatgtaagccattttaagtcatttttagCGTTTTgtggtgaagataaatcgaagccaaacatctaattttcaagagcataaatctggataaccaaattttaatttacgctgaaaacttgatcaatTATCCGAAGTAGTATAGACCACCcagcaaacatttttgctgaataagaaTTAAACAAATCACTCATAAGTTTATTTCTGTTCAATAAACTATAGTTCAATTATTAACGATACTTGggcaatcgatcaaattttcagctgaCACGAATATTCGGTTCTGCAGAATTGCgctcttcaaaatttgagatttggctacCATTTATCCTTactttaaagccattttaagctttttttacattttacatttttaccATTTAAAGCTactttgagccattttaagccacttTATGCCATTTTAAACGATAATTCGAAACTGTTGGATTaataaacaacaatcatcaataaCGCGAACAAATTCCAATGGCAGCCTGCTTCGcctcaagccattttaaaccactTTCAGcagttttaaaccattttagacCATTATGAGCTGGTTCATGCCCTTGAATgctgttttaggccgttttaagccaagtttttttttcaagtacttttaagtcattttgaaccattttaagTAGTTTTCCCAAGAAACAATTCTGGCCTTAAGAAAAGTTTCTTAGAGCTGTTTTATTAAACTATTAGTCGCTTTATTATTGACTTAGTGAAAATAAAACTATTATTCAAGCcttattcgcccagaaatggagaatctattcaacaattgccattttattAACGTAATATAGTACATGTTTATTCGATGATATTACCACGGCTTTTCAACAGTAGTAGCATCATAAATAGCTACtacaatgtttattcaatatttAAACCACCAGATATCCAAAGAGCATAAAGAGATGCTTGTTTAACATTTATTCAACAGGATTGCATGACGTGTTTTTTCTTAATTGTCGAAGAAAAGTTGTTGATGCAATTATCACTTATGATCATGAATACACAAAATAGAAGGCTTTGTTCAACATTCGCTCAACGGAAAAACATGCTGAACACAGTTTGTTTTAGTGCTTTGTTCGACTTAAATGGGtatcatatttatttatagaattGGTTGTATAAACGTAGCAAAAGAGGTTTCTTAgatgtttcttcaatatttattttataacgaaaatataaaaaaaatgtatctatTTGTACACTTTATTACATATTGAAATCTGTGTATCTATAATTTGATGCATAATTATTGAATTTCGATTGTTTAACCATTTTTGTGATGCTGGGACTCGAACTCAGGACCTTCCGATTTACAGGCGCATGCTTCTCGACTGCTCCAAATAAGGTTACAAACATCTGCAGGATCAAAGCAGTATTTAAAGATACAATAAGATAATCTAACAAGTTATCGTACATATGTTGTTTAAACATCGTCTAAGTCTTTTGCTTGCCTTCGGTGTATGTAAACACCATTATTGAACATTGTTTGTGAAAAGGTCTCAAAAGCAAAACTAATCAAAGCTATCCGCTTTATTACAATTTCACAATAGACGAATAATCTCGTTATGAAAACATGTGGTTGAATTAATACTGTTCAAAGGCTATTATTTTGAATAACGGTGGCAATAGGTAATAAAGACTTCTACAACTTTCCTTCCACAATTTAGTTATTACTCGTTATACAACCCTTAGAAACACGCTGAACAAGCATTTCTGGATGTTCGATGGATAAATGTTGGTTTAAAGTTGAATAAACATTATAAAGTCTACTTATAATGTTACTACTGTTGAACGGCCGAGGTAAGATTGTTGAATAAACATGCACTATATAACGTTAATAAAATGGTTGTTAttgaatagattctccatttTTGGGCGATTAACGCTTGAATAATAATTTCTTTTTGattaaaacaattattaaacAACTCATAAAACAGCTTTGAGAAACATTTATCAAGGCAAAAACTGTTGGTTGTTGGTTTTTAATTGTATGTTTAAGAGCTTTCAGATTTCGCGCAATGACATTTTCAAGCAAACATGTTTAAATTCACTGTAGTTCTGTACCATTGCTGAATATAAATTGATGAAACAAGTGTTGTTAAAGCTTGTTAACTTTTTGTCACGTATGGAACAACAGAATCTACTTGTtttaatagaccatttccgtgaaaattttttattggcttatatgctttctgacaatttactgaacaaactttcctaagaaaccgatatgtttt
It contains:
- the LOC5574952 gene encoding zinc metalloproteinase nas-14, which encodes MKNLTVGALLMVVCAALVNGSHYHPYEEIGQLLDGDLLVKGETGVSGANGDARGQPTKWTESTIPYQFDGSFTENQKAIVLEAMQVIQDASCVRFTPKQDQHKNYVSITTDQSGCWASLGMQGGQQLMNLDPRGCIHKGAVLHQLMHLLGFIHPDSRPDRDLYVKIQLGNVLNHERPNFEKVPSGSFDDFGLTYDYESILHRSGMAFSSTGGDTIVPLHDDIELGQREALSVKDIRKLNKMYCLD